Part of the Panicum virgatum strain AP13 chromosome 4N, P.virgatum_v5, whole genome shotgun sequence genome is shown below.
GGTGCCTTTCCCTCCAAGCCttatactcctatatataccgcccaaggggctcattgcaatacagtcgaccacattatacgcatcctactttcctacatggcatcagacgcctaggttacgagatcctaaccctagccgcgccgccgcttccacagcacccgcgcgcccccggggagatcgagattgatctccgccgggggcagcgccctcctaggatgcgccgcggatccctctgatccgggccgccgtcgtcgtcaagcACAGCAGAAGGAACTACCTCTTCCCTGGCCGCCCCATGGCGGCGCCGCTCGACGTCCCCGTCGGGTACCACATCGCCATGGGGGCGCCACTGGGCCTGCACGCCTCCGCGTCGTCGTCCCCCTCGGCTCCGCATCCGGATCCGCCCGCCCCTCCCGCGCATCAGGCCAGGCGCCCCGACTcctaccagcgccgccgcaccgctgccATGAGCGCGAGTGCGTGGCTGCGGAGGATCACCACGGGGACGCCAGGCCACTGCACCATCGGGGCCGGCGGGCCGCCGCACCGCCAATCGACGTCCACGCCGGGCcgcagcgctgccgccgccctccaccaccggtcctctccaacgcgccgccgtgagcctgcttcccctcctccctcaacgccacgccgccgtccgCAAGGTCGCGGCTGCGGGGGCGGCTTCTGGGGGTCGTCGGGCTGCTGCGCGACCTGAGCAGAGGAGCTGCTCGGGCTGCTCCTGCCCCTTCCTTCCTTTGCCCTCTGGCCAACCGGCGGATGAGGATAAGGTTTGAGAGGGCATTACTTGGTGCACCCGAGATTGTACCCGCAGGTTAgtcttgatgctgctgctattttttttccgatctaagatcggtttgcgtcgccctgccgTTCGTCTCCGTTCATCATCGACACTCCCGAAGGACGAGGTTGTTGCTGCGCCCTCCAGGCTGCAGCAACGACGttcgtgatcaagccaccctaTCGGTGTCGTCTCCTTttcaggcggtggcgccactcgccgccggtcttcgtcaagcaAGCACACgatccgcctccgcgcctccagccgttctcgcgcggacatcgccgccgatgttcctgaaggaagacgtcgtcgccacccctaatctgagcgcgacacttgctgcaacctgcgccgtcgccacccctgtcctgagcgtgacctaagtcgcaaaccgcgccgtctaccttcgtcatccgccgcaccgtcctgctgctatcttcggcaagaagctgtTGAGTTTGCGtactcgagcacctcgacgacgcttcgacccgcggcccctccacggcttcgaccacgtccacctcgaccTCGGCTACTACGAcactaaagggctatcatctgcatgagtctccaGTCAAAGCTTTCGCACCGGCGTTCCGACTGCAGGGAGATACatctccattgttctccagtctgaccgttcgtgttgctaccgctacaactgcggggggatgttagagtatattaggcaactctagatatggtagtttaggattgatgtaaTCCCGTGATAGCCTTCTTTATCTCTAGGGGAGGTACCTTACCCTCCAAGtcttgtactcctatatataccgacCAAGAGGCTCATTGCAATATAATCGatcacattatacgcatcctactttgCTACACTTTCTTGTCTTATGCAACAGAACAGAGAGCCTTGGTTTGCGCTGTTCTGTTCTAATTAAGCAGATGAACTGGATGACACCGGCGAAGGGGATAATTCCTCTCCCCACGAGGGCGTTATGGCGCTGCTCTGACCAGGCGGAGGTACCGGACGAGGACCAGACTGGTGAAGGCAGATGGCCAGATGCTGCCAACagttatcattttttttttttgcggatacCATTCAGAACTTGTTCAGTATTCACACTGTGTAATTTTTATGAGCGCAATAGGATCTAGGGATTCAGCTTTATACATGGACTATTCTGCACGAACTAACTTCTCAATGTCCTTTAGCTACAAAAATGAAGGTTAAGAGTTGCAGTGCTACATCTCCCTCTTTGAACGAACTAAAGTGCATATCTAAAAAAGGATTGGTTATAGCTGAAGAGCATCACTCTCTGATTTAGTGCGGGTAAAAAAAAttgcgccgttgccggggatcgaacCCAGGTCGTCCGCGTGACAGGCGAAAATACTCACCACTATACTACAACGATTTATTTGTTGGCTTATTGGTCGGGACAAATAACAACATCTTCATTTGGACGGACATACATAGCTGAACTCTGTTCTCTGGCTGACGCATACGAATCTCCGTGGCAGACACCTGGTAACCATCAGATTCGAAGAAATCTAGAGCTGACAACACCGTCGGTGCCATCTGCCGTGGAAGCACAGCAAGCGTCCGGTGTCCGGTGTGCCTTCGTGCTCCCATGTCGATTGTCGAACCAACTGCAGATTCTCATTCCCCGTCGGTATGTCAAACAAAACACCAACGGGATGCCATCGAAAACAAGTCGGCGACATGGGCAGCATGATCACCACCGTCGATCCCCCTCAACCGCAAGTAACCGCACGACAGGCGACAGCTCCACGTTCATCAAATCATCCCTGAAGACCAATAAAAATCGAGCAAATGAAGCGGCCAGAATGAGAGCTGCAACGCAAGCGGCGCAAAAAAGGCTCTGAACTCTTCGTGCAGGGACGCAGGAACAGGGAGgagcgaggaagaagacgacgGGACCCGGCGCAGGGCAATACAGCACCGACGCGAGCATGGGCCAGTCTCTGATGAAGCTCTTCTTCGACAACTCCTGCCATAAAGAGGTGAAGGTAACAAACACCACTCCTTTGCCATTGCCATTGCTGCAGACGACACCGTGATTAAGCTCTACTTGTGGCTCTGAATTCTTTCTCGGTTGTTTTTCTGTTCCTTCCCTTGTCCTGGTGCCAATGTAGGTTGTGATGCTCGGTCTGGACGCCGCCGGCAAGACGACGATCCTGTACCGGCTGCACGTCGGCGAAGTGTTGTCGACGGTGCCGACGATCGGTAGATTGCTGTAGCTAGATACCGGGAGCGACGCTGCGAGCATGGAGATTGGACAGGCGTTGCGAGTTGACGCAAATGTTGGTTGCTCGATCCCTGCAGGTTTCAACGTGGAGAAAGTGGAGCACAAGAACGTGGCCTTCACGGTCTGGGACGTGGGAGGGCAGGACAAGCTGCGGCCGCTCTGGAGGCAGTACCTGAGCAACTCGGACGCCTTGGTAT
Proteins encoded:
- the LOC120670951 gene encoding ADP-ribosylation factor 1-like isoform X2; the protein is MGQSLMKLFFDNSCHKEVKVVMLGLDAAGKTTILYRLHVGEVLSTVPTIGFNVEKVEHKNVAFTVWDVGGQDKLRPLWRQYLSNSDALIYVVDSMDRDRIGAAREEFLAIVKDPLMLNSVILVPANK